The following coding sequences lie in one Spinacia oleracea cultivar Varoflay chromosome 1, BTI_SOV_V1, whole genome shotgun sequence genomic window:
- the LOC110778693 gene encoding uncharacterized protein, translating to MNNALAIKENLRRRGMGGETVCVLCDHAMESSSHLFRDCIVAAHVWRSSSLGVSTTTNTHLQLRDWIKNFLNFLWKEDGRGSIRVLTFVAILWSIWLHRNSVIFRHSTRNPELILQMARQFGEQWMNAAPLRNKMKMSSKRHSIMQHDGDEEHVILKGVGHDHDAILVTDGAWKMHKKKKYPRAAAGWVLKKGSILIPKDGVRIEATNPSQAEVKAIYMWLSYASQQDVQGVRVYTDCVEAITSIRDFPHCIIELATLCSDIRRMADKFRHCSIYKCTRERVKEAHVLATHARQSG from the coding sequence ATGAACAATGCTCTTGCTATTAAGGAAAATCTGAGGAGGAGGGGCATGGGTGGGGAGACTGTCTGTGTGTTATGTGATCATGCCATGGAAAGTTCTTCCCACTTGTTTAGAGATTGTATAGTTGCTGCACATGTGTGGAGATCCTCCTCTTTGGGAGTTTCTACAACAACAAACACACACCTACAACTCAGAGATTGGATAAAGAATTTTCTGAACTTCCTGTGGAAGGAAGATGGGCGAGGGAGCATAAGGGTGCTTACATTTGTTGCCATTCTTTGGTCTATTTGGTTGCACAGAAATAGTGTCATATTTCGGCACTCCACCAGGAATCCTGAATTAATACTCCAAATGGCTCGTCAGTTTGGGGAGCAGTGGATGAATGCAGCTCCTCTAAGAAATAAGATGAAGATGTCTAGTAAAAGACACTCTATAATGCAACATGATGGAGATGAAGAACATGTTATTCTCAAGGGGGTGGGTCACGATCATGACGCTATTCTCGTTACCGATGGAGCGTGGAAAATGCATAAGAAGAAAAAGTATCCAAGGGCTGCAGCGGGCTGGGTACTAAAGAAGGGGAGCATTCTGATTCCTAAGGATGGAGTCCGAATAGAAGCCACGAACCCAAGTCAAGCGGAAGTTAAGGCGATCTACATGTGGTTATCTTATGCCAGTCAGCAAGATGTTCAAGGTGTTAGGGTTTACACCGACTGTGTTGAAGCTATTACTTCTATAAGAGACTTCCCCCATTGCATAATTGAGCTTGCTACTTTATGTAGTGACATCAGAAGAATGGCGGATAAGTTTAGGCATTGCTCGATTTATAAATGTACTAGGGAACGAGTTAAGGAGGCCCATGTGCTAGCAACTCATGCTAGACAAAGTGGGTGA